The Puntigrus tetrazona isolate hp1 chromosome 23, ASM1883169v1, whole genome shotgun sequence genome has a segment encoding these proteins:
- the sox18 gene encoding LOW QUALITY PROTEIN: transcription factor Sox-18 (The sequence of the model RefSeq protein was modified relative to this genomic sequence to represent the inferred CDS: inserted 2 bases in 1 codon): MNISESSCCQEASSQPSQVAERGTWGASSSTPGLTXGHGFDHSRTTELAPVPGSGTRTGSRSGAEARTGSPDSTRTGALTLGSGEGKSGGESRIRRPMNAFMVWAKDERKRLALQNPDLHNAVLSKMLGQSWKALSTLDKRPFVEEAERLRLQHLQDHPNYKYRPRRKKQPKKMKRVEPGLLLQGLAGGPGPGDAYSPHRHGHHLLPPLGHFRDLHPSGASELESYGLPTPEMSPLDVLEEGGGDSVFFPPHMQEDVGLGSWINYHQHPNHQTGHHPHHNSHNLQHSHPHLNQKSPLACLPLQEKCLLVESTNPNSLYPNMSLPESSKAPHTPTPAGYYGQIYGSSQPQPAFTSHLGQLSPPPETSAVAQVAPPSLDSVDQLGPSAEFWGEVDRIEFDQYLSASRTRLSRNTPCEESSALISALSDASSAVYYSACITG, translated from the exons ATGAATATATCTGAGTCTAGTTGCTGTCAAGAGGCCAGTTCTCAGCCCAGCCAGGTTGCGGAGCGTGGGACATGGGGTGCCTCTTCCAGCACTCCGGGCCTGAC GGGACATGGTTTTGACCACAGCCGGACCACAGAGCTGGCGCCGGTGCCCGGCTCTGGAACGCGGACAGGGTCCCGAAGCGGAGCGGAGGCCAGGACGGGGAGCCCGGACTCAACCCGCACTGGAGCTCTGACCCTAGGCTCCGGAGAGGGGAAATCAGGGGGAGAGTCCAGGATCAGGAGGCCCATGAATGCCTTCATGGTGTGGGCTAAAGACGAGCGCAAACGTCTGGCACTCCAGAACCCAGACCTGCATAACGCCGTGCTCAGTAAGATGCTGG GTCAATCCTGGAAGGCTCTAAGCACCCTAGACAAGCGTCCGTTTGTGGAGGAAGCCGAACGACTGCGTTTGCAGCACCTCCAGGATCACCCAAACTACAAATACCGTCCTCGCCGCAAGAAACAACCCAAGAAGATGAAACGAGTGGAACCGGGTTTGCTCCTCCAAGGCCTAGCTGGCGGCCCTGGACCAGGAGATGCCTATTCGCCGCATCGCCATGGCCATCATCTGCTGCCTCCTCTGGGACACTTCCGAGACCTCCACCCCTCTGGAGCCTCGGAGCTGGAGAGTTACGGCCTGCCGACGCCAGAGATGTCACCGCTTGACGTGCTGGAAGAGGGAGGCGGAGattctgtgttttttccccctcacatGCAGGAAGATGTGGGTCTGGGTTCGTGGATAAACTACCACCAGCATCCAAACCATCAGACTGGCCACCACCCTCACCACAACTCCCATAACCTCCAGCATTCCCACCCACACCTCAACCAGAAGTCTCCGCTGGCCTGCCTCCCGCTACAGGAGAAATGCCTGCTCGTGGAGTCCACGAACCCTAACAGTCTCTACCCCAACATGAGCCTCCCAGAATCCTCCAAGGCTCCTCACACCCCCACACCTGCAGGCTATTACGGTCAGATATACGGGAGCAGTCAGCCCCAGCCTGCCTTCACCTCTCATCTGGGCCAGCTGTCTCCTCCGCCCGAGACCTCGGCGGTTGCTCAGGTCGCTCCGCCCTCTCTGGACTCTGTGGACCAGCTGGGACCCTCGGCCGAGTTCTGGGGCGAAGTGGACAGGATTGAGTTCGACCAATACCTGAGCGCGAGCAGGACTCGATTGAGCAGGAACACCCCTTGCGAGGAGAGCAGCGCTTTGATATCAGCCCTGTCCGACGCCAGCAGCGCCGTTTACTACAGCGCATGCATTACGGGATAA